The Treponema medium genome has a window encoding:
- the oppB gene encoding oligopeptide ABC transporter permease OppB, with product MIRFIIRRLISLIPTLFLIVTFSFFIMKVAPGGPFSAERNPPPEVLANINKVYHLDEPIPKQYVRYLGNMLRGDLGPSFRYKDYTVNDLIGNTMPNSLILGITALCSALFFGLLVGLVSAVKRNSVADYAAMSIAVIGISVPLFVVGPLLMLLFAVKLKWLPTSGWITGRQGLKTLIMPALALSLPYFAYIARLSRASVLEVLRSDYIRTAYAKGLSYPVVLFKHALKGAMLPVISYLGPAFAGIITGSVVIERIFLVPGLGTFFVQSALNRDYTLIMGTVVMYSIILILMNFVVDILYAVIDPRISYK from the coding sequence CATTCAGCTTTTTTATCATGAAAGTTGCGCCCGGGGGACCTTTTTCCGCTGAACGGAATCCGCCGCCTGAGGTGCTTGCAAACATCAATAAGGTCTATCATTTGGATGAACCGATTCCGAAGCAGTATGTGCGGTATTTGGGGAATATGCTGCGGGGAGATCTCGGTCCGTCGTTCAGATATAAAGATTATACCGTCAATGACTTAATCGGCAATACAATGCCGAATTCGCTTATTCTCGGTATTACGGCTCTTTGCAGCGCTCTATTTTTCGGCTTGCTGGTGGGACTTGTTTCTGCGGTAAAGCGTAATTCTGTTGCCGATTATGCGGCGATGTCTATAGCTGTTATCGGTATTTCGGTGCCGCTGTTTGTTGTCGGTCCGCTTTTGATGCTCCTTTTTGCAGTAAAATTAAAATGGTTGCCGACTTCCGGCTGGATTACCGGCCGTCAAGGGTTAAAGACACTTATTATGCCGGCGCTTGCACTATCGCTGCCGTATTTTGCGTACATTGCCCGTCTTTCCCGTGCCAGTGTGTTGGAGGTGCTGCGTTCGGATTATATCCGCACAGCTTATGCAAAGGGGCTTTCGTATCCGGTAGTGCTCTTTAAGCATGCATTAAAGGGTGCAATGCTGCCGGTTATCAGCTATCTTGGGCCTGCCTTTGCAGGTATTATTACCGGCTCTGTTGTTATCGAAAGAATATTTTTAGTTCCCGGGCTTGGTACCTTCTTTGTACAGTCTGCTCTTAATCGTGACTATACACTGATTATGGGAACGGTAGTTATGTATTCCATCATTTTGATTTTGATGAATTTTGTTGTTGATATTCTCTATGCGGTTATCGATCCCCGCATTTCATATAAGTGA
- a CDS encoding ABC transporter permease produces the protein MDVKQTDGTNQTQEGTPVKTKGDLPVNEFNQSMKPISLWDDAWRRLKKNKMALMGLFIVSFYAALSLLAPILPIYSYSEQTIIHQNLPPSLSKAGDMMVRVLRADMMRTAKKEGCAELSQKQKEELAALQREVTNNPVHNRRYLLGTDALGRDMFARVVYGGRISIMIGLIGTITSLFIGVLVGAVSGYFGGWLDNVLMRFVDIMYGLPYMLVVIIMMAILGQNIVILFVAIALVSWLTIARVVRGQVISLKNAEFVEAARSMGASTPRIIFRHILPNTLGIIIIYSTLSIPGFIMNESFLSFLGLGVSAPRASWGSLVSDGVNVMTIYPWQLLVPAIAMTVFLFAMNFLGDGLRDAFDPQSKNRV, from the coding sequence ATGGACGTTAAACAAACGGACGGCACAAACCAAACTCAGGAAGGCACACCGGTTAAAACGAAGGGTGATCTTCCGGTTAATGAATTCAACCAATCGATGAAGCCGATATCTCTCTGGGATGATGCATGGCGACGGCTGAAAAAAAACAAAATGGCGCTTATGGGGCTGTTCATTGTGAGCTTTTATGCAGCGCTTTCTCTTCTAGCACCAATTCTGCCGATTTATTCTTATTCCGAGCAGACGATTATCCACCAAAACCTGCCTCCTTCTCTTAGTAAGGCAGGGGATATGATGGTGCGTGTCCTCCGTGCGGATATGATGCGTACGGCAAAAAAAGAAGGTTGCGCGGAACTTTCTCAAAAGCAAAAGGAAGAGCTCGCTGCGTTACAGCGGGAAGTAACGAACAATCCGGTGCATAACCGCCGCTATCTTTTAGGTACGGATGCGCTCGGTCGGGATATGTTTGCCCGTGTCGTATATGGCGGCCGTATCTCGATTATGATCGGATTGATCGGTACGATTACCTCGCTTTTTATCGGCGTACTGGTCGGCGCGGTGAGCGGTTATTTCGGCGGCTGGCTCGATAACGTATTGATGCGCTTTGTCGATATTATGTACGGTTTGCCGTATATGCTCGTCGTTATCATTATGATGGCGATCTTGGGGCAAAATATCGTCATCCTATTTGTCGCGATTGCGCTTGTTTCGTGGCTGACTATTGCGCGCGTTGTACGCGGACAGGTTATCAGCTTAAAGAATGCTGAGTTTGTCGAAGCAGCTCGTTCGATGGGCGCTTCTACGCCGCGCATTATCTTCCGTCACATACTGCCGAACACGCTCGGTATTATCATTATTTACTCAACGCTTTCCATCCCGGGCTTTATTATGAACGAGAGTTTTCTTTCATTCTTGGGACTTGGTGTTTCAGCTCCGCGCGCTTCATGGGGGTCGCTTGTGTCCGATGGTGTAAACGTAATGACGATCTATCCGTGGCAGCTGTTGGTTCCGGCAATCGCAATGACGGTTTTCTTATTTGCAATGAACTTTCTCGGCGACGGCCTCCGCGATGCCTTCGATCCTCAGAGTAAAAACAGGGTGTAA
- a CDS encoding ABC transporter ATP-binding protein yields MNNQKSDEKILQVKNLQTWFWTDAGIVKAVDGVSFDLHKREMLAIVGESGSGKSVTNLAVMNLIPNPPGKIIGGEVWFGGKDVLKMDKQEIRQLRGNKISMIFQDPMTSLNPFLKISTQMIETIRLHQGLSKKDARDRAIEMLKLVGIPAAEKRVDCYPHQFSGGMRQRVMIAMGLSCDPEVLIADEPTSALDVTIQAQILDLIGDLSARLGTAVILITHSLGLVAGMCDRVCVMYAGRIVEQGGVDELFANPAHPYTRGLIKSVPRMDKKNAGRLFSISGQPPNVIDLPPCCPFYPRCSEAMPQCKTEYPASYSLSPSHRTSCWLYQSGNAAKESAAVFQDSTQGGEAVPAASVSNNAAAESAENNE; encoded by the coding sequence ATGAATAATCAAAAATCAGACGAGAAAATATTACAGGTTAAAAATTTACAAACATGGTTCTGGACTGATGCCGGCATCGTAAAGGCTGTTGACGGTGTTTCTTTCGATTTGCATAAACGCGAAATGCTCGCCATAGTCGGTGAATCCGGTTCAGGAAAGAGCGTAACCAACTTAGCAGTTATGAACCTCATTCCGAATCCTCCGGGGAAAATTATCGGCGGAGAGGTGTGGTTTGGCGGTAAAGACGTGCTCAAGATGGATAAGCAAGAGATTAGGCAGCTGCGGGGAAATAAAATCTCAATGATTTTCCAAGATCCGATGACGAGCCTTAATCCCTTCTTAAAAATCTCGACGCAGATGATAGAAACAATTCGGCTGCATCAGGGCTTATCGAAAAAAGATGCACGTGATCGGGCGATTGAAATGCTCAAGCTTGTCGGCATCCCCGCAGCGGAAAAGCGGGTTGACTGCTATCCTCACCAGTTCTCAGGCGGTATGCGGCAGCGCGTTATGATTGCGATGGGATTAAGCTGCGACCCCGAAGTGCTGATTGCCGACGAGCCGACCAGCGCGTTGGACGTTACCATTCAAGCACAGATTTTGGACTTAATCGGGGACTTGAGCGCCCGGCTCGGCACTGCCGTTATCTTGATTACCCACTCGCTCGGATTGGTGGCCGGTATGTGCGACCGCGTGTGCGTTATGTATGCGGGGCGTATTGTAGAGCAGGGTGGGGTGGATGAACTGTTTGCAAATCCTGCACACCCCTACACGCGCGGGTTGATTAAATCGGTGCCGCGGATGGACAAGAAAAATGCAGGACGCCTGTTCTCTATCAGCGGGCAGCCGCCGAATGTTATCGACTTGCCGCCGTGCTGTCCGTTCTATCCGCGCTGTAGTGAAGCGATGCCGCAGTGTAAGACGGAGTATCCCGCTTCATACAGTCTTTCGCCCAGTCACCGCACGAGTTGTTGGCTCTATCAGTCGGGCAACGCTGCGAAGGAATCGGCCGCCGTATTCCAAGATTCAACGCAAGGCGGAGAGGCTGTTCCAGCTGCTTCCGTATCGAACAATGCGGCAGCTGAATCTGCGGAAAATAACGAATAG
- a CDS encoding ABC transporter ATP-binding protein: protein MEEKYNESEALLTVKDLKMHFPFAEGGLFSRKKGAIRAVDGISFSVKKGETLGLVGESGCGKSTAARAIAQLYTPTSGSVLFKGMELAGCSHHTLMQARKDMQMVFQDPYASLNPRMTAGNIIAEPMRILTKRGILSYTQKEIDDRVEVLMEKVGLSRFFRNRYPHEFSGGQRQRIGIARALALQPELILADEPVSALDVSIQAQILNLFKDLQDEFGLTYVFIAHDLAVIQYISTRVAVMYLGVIVEIANAEELYSKPLHPYTEALLSAAPIPDPEIERKRKRIILSGDVPSPAEKRTGCYFYDRCPKRMEHCKNTIPQLKDKGNGHQVACFLCE, encoded by the coding sequence ATGGAAGAAAAATATAACGAATCGGAAGCATTATTGACCGTCAAGGATTTAAAGATGCATTTTCCGTTTGCGGAAGGCGGCCTCTTTTCTCGTAAGAAAGGTGCGATCCGTGCGGTAGATGGCATCAGTTTTTCGGTCAAAAAGGGTGAAACGCTCGGTCTTGTCGGGGAGTCCGGTTGCGGAAAATCAACTGCAGCTCGTGCTATTGCACAGCTGTATACACCGACATCGGGTTCCGTCCTGTTTAAGGGGATGGAGCTTGCCGGTTGTTCACACCACACGCTGATGCAGGCGCGAAAAGATATGCAGATGGTATTCCAAGATCCGTATGCATCGCTGAATCCGCGCATGACGGCAGGAAATATTATCGCGGAACCGATGCGGATTTTAACGAAGCGCGGCATCCTTTCGTATACCCAAAAAGAAATTGATGACCGTGTCGAGGTGTTAATGGAAAAGGTTGGACTTTCCCGCTTTTTCCGCAACCGGTACCCGCATGAGTTTTCAGGCGGGCAGCGGCAGCGTATCGGTATTGCCCGTGCGCTTGCACTTCAGCCGGAGTTAATCCTTGCAGACGAGCCGGTCAGTGCGCTCGACGTGTCTATCCAAGCGCAGATTCTTAACCTCTTTAAGGATTTGCAGGATGAATTCGGGCTTACCTACGTGTTTATTGCGCACGACCTTGCCGTTATTCAGTATATTTCCACGCGGGTTGCGGTTATGTACCTTGGCGTTATCGTAGAAATTGCGAATGCCGAAGAGCTCTACTCAAAGCCGCTGCACCCCTACACGGAAGCGCTGCTGTCTGCTGCTCCTATCCCGGATCCGGAAATTGAGCGCAAGCGCAAGCGGATTATCTTGTCGGGAGATGTGCCTTCTCCTGCGGAAAAGCGCACGGGTTGTTATTTTTATGATCGCTGCCCCAAGCGTATGGAGCACTGCAAAAACACTATTCCACAGCTGAAAGACAAAGGTAACGGACACCAAGTTGCGTGTTTCCTCTGCGAATAA
- the sppA gene encoding signal peptide peptidase SppA yields MKDKKRGFFYSFFRGLNLIRLIIINLIFFILLFLFIAGLYKYNDNTGKQKNTRITVYADSLLLINPAGRLTEKPDEFIWRNYLLSDTASDAILLSDITDALRHAAHDRRITAVLFDLSGLYGISTGHFTELKTALLEYKDANKPLYAFSTNYGLGRYYIASFADHIYLDPMGEVDLSGFYTESLFYGEMEHKLGVQWNVAHAGAFKSMAETYSRTEMSAGVRNNNLSVLKDLWHMYLQDIAANRADDANRFETYTVNYNDALRKVNGNSAQAALDANLITDIGTYEECGVELGVLDEETYNLSSRDYINYYSYNKSFKKKETDNQIGVIYLTGSITGTSDNTSDNADSPTLVDLFDEAADDDSIKAVVLRIDSGGGEVNASEDIRRSLERLSKKIGKPVVVSMGDIAASGAYWIASSADYIFCSPYTITGSIGVFAVSPSIQKAVQEYFGIHVDGVSVSGRMPYSIFRNPTDAEKTQSELEVMHTYSIFLDTVAQGRNLPRATVEELAQGKIYSGTQAKELQLADELGGFTDAVNYAATKAGIKETYSLKVLYKEPPVTDEILKTLLADNVRFYKTADLQVLYELFRLRSKKGFYVYTPIKAPTEE; encoded by the coding sequence ATGAAAGATAAAAAACGCGGCTTCTTTTATTCGTTCTTTCGCGGCTTGAATCTTATCCGCTTAATTATTATCAATCTTATATTTTTCATTTTGCTCTTTTTATTTATTGCAGGTCTTTATAAATACAATGACAACACCGGAAAGCAAAAGAATACCCGTATTACAGTTTATGCCGATTCTCTTTTATTGATTAATCCTGCCGGACGCCTTACCGAAAAACCCGATGAATTTATCTGGCGGAATTATCTACTGTCGGACACAGCCTCCGATGCAATTCTTTTATCGGATATTACCGATGCGTTACGGCATGCAGCGCACGACCGGCGTATCACGGCGGTTTTGTTCGACCTTAGCGGACTCTACGGTATTTCCACAGGGCATTTTACCGAATTAAAGACTGCGCTGCTTGAATACAAAGACGCCAACAAACCGCTCTACGCATTTTCAACAAATTATGGATTAGGACGCTATTACATCGCCTCTTTTGCCGACCATATCTACCTTGACCCGATGGGCGAAGTGGACTTATCGGGATTTTACACCGAATCGCTTTTCTACGGCGAAATGGAACATAAACTCGGGGTTCAATGGAATGTTGCTCATGCGGGGGCTTTCAAGTCGATGGCGGAAACTTATTCACGTACCGAGATGTCTGCCGGCGTGCGTAACAATAATCTATCCGTACTGAAAGACTTATGGCACATGTACTTACAGGATATAGCCGCAAATAGAGCCGATGATGCGAACCGCTTTGAAACCTATACGGTGAACTACAATGATGCACTGCGGAAAGTAAACGGCAACAGCGCTCAAGCGGCACTTGATGCAAATCTGATCACCGATATCGGTACGTATGAAGAATGCGGTGTTGAACTCGGTGTACTGGATGAGGAAACATACAACCTTTCTTCACGGGACTATATCAATTACTATAGCTATAATAAGTCTTTTAAAAAGAAAGAAACGGATAATCAAATCGGCGTTATTTATTTAACCGGCTCCATTACAGGAACTTCCGATAATACATCCGATAATGCGGACAGTCCAACCCTCGTAGACTTATTCGACGAAGCAGCTGATGACGATTCAATTAAAGCAGTAGTATTGCGGATTGATTCAGGCGGCGGAGAGGTGAACGCCTCTGAGGATATACGGAGAAGTTTGGAACGGCTCTCAAAAAAAATCGGCAAACCTGTTGTTGTGTCGATGGGCGATATAGCAGCCTCGGGTGCATATTGGATTGCGTCTTCCGCCGATTATATTTTTTGTTCACCCTATACCATTACCGGTTCAATCGGTGTCTTTGCCGTTTCACCATCTATTCAAAAGGCTGTACAAGAATACTTCGGAATCCATGTAGATGGAGTAAGTGTTTCCGGCCGCATGCCCTACTCAATTTTCCGCAATCCGACCGACGCAGAAAAAACACAATCGGAATTGGAAGTTATGCATACATACTCAATCTTTTTAGATACGGTAGCGCAGGGCAGAAACCTGCCGCGTGCGACGGTCGAAGAATTGGCTCAAGGGAAAATCTATTCCGGTACGCAGGCAAAGGAGCTACAGCTCGCTGATGAATTGGGCGGTTTTACCGATGCCGTCAATTATGCTGCGACCAAAGCAGGTATAAAGGAAACATATTCGTTAAAAGTTTTATACAAAGAGCCGCCTGTAACCGACGAAATCTTAAAAACGTTGCTTGCCGACAATGTACGGTTCTACAAAACCGCCGACCTGCAAGTACTGTATGAGCTTTTCCGGCTGCGCTCAAAAAAAGGCTTTTATGTATATACCCCCATCAAAGCACCAACGGAAGAGTGA
- a CDS encoding flagellar basal body-associated FliL family protein: protein MSVYPSDKLFKLLRSIIIVLIAIIVIGTVIAFVKKTKERASERQNEEPAGGAAYIPPKEYALYGDLGQLRAVTADNPPITVILKPFLEYKASDTAFQEELVAKKDALKKSILDWFSLESAYRLSSELPQDIKQTLMERINKQLVLGKIHNIYFEEFVILY from the coding sequence ATGAGCGTATATCCGTCGGACAAACTATTTAAATTGTTGCGAAGCATTATCATTGTTTTGATTGCGATTATTGTAATCGGGACAGTTATCGCCTTTGTCAAAAAAACAAAAGAGCGAGCTTCAGAACGGCAGAATGAAGAACCGGCAGGAGGAGCTGCCTATATTCCCCCTAAGGAATATGCATTGTATGGCGACCTTGGCCAGCTTCGCGCCGTTACAGCCGATAATCCGCCGATTACGGTTATTCTCAAGCCGTTCCTTGAATATAAGGCTTCGGATACTGCATTTCAGGAAGAATTGGTTGCCAAAAAAGACGCGCTAAAAAAAAGCATACTCGACTGGTTCTCGCTCGAAAGCGCATATCGGCTCAGCAGCGAGTTACCGCAGGATATAAAACAGACGCTTATGGAACGGATAAACAAGCAGCTCGTATTGGGAAAGATACATAATATCTATTTTGAAGAATTTGTTATTCTTTATTAA
- a CDS encoding RNA polymerase sigma factor gives MNMTTDYAAVYKKEGLNQTLRDYEVCKAVLNGNTQAFAVLVAQYQKRVYMLGLSFFDNTDDCEDFVQDVMLKAYAALGTFRAEAPFATWLMRIAYNTAINSAKKRRSYMSLADGTEIEYRGDNPEEKHLNECIILSVREAVNNLPDNYRICIDLYFFYDMSYTDIAAVTELPLNTIKSHIFRAKKLLREYLKEDRTIFEYTHRDTMFPYPVVVHN, from the coding sequence ATGAATATGACAACCGATTATGCCGCCGTTTATAAAAAAGAAGGGCTTAATCAAACGCTGCGGGATTACGAAGTGTGCAAAGCGGTATTAAACGGCAATACGCAAGCCTTTGCCGTATTAGTGGCGCAATATCAAAAACGGGTCTATATGCTTGGGCTGAGTTTTTTTGACAATACCGATGATTGTGAAGATTTTGTGCAAGACGTGATGTTGAAGGCATACGCTGCACTTGGGACGTTCCGCGCTGAGGCTCCGTTTGCAACATGGCTGATGCGTATCGCCTATAATACTGCCATTAACTCGGCTAAAAAACGACGGAGTTATATGTCGCTTGCTGATGGTACTGAAATTGAGTACCGGGGAGATAATCCCGAAGAAAAGCATTTGAATGAATGTATCATTTTGTCAGTGCGTGAGGCAGTCAACAATTTACCCGATAATTACCGTATTTGTATCGACCTTTATTTTTTTTACGATATGAGCTATACCGACATCGCGGCTGTTACCGAACTGCCGTTGAATACGATAAAATCTCATATCTTCCGTGCAAAGAAACTTTTACGGGAATATTTGAAAGAAGACCGGACGATTTTTGAGTACACCCATCGGGATACGATGTTCCCGTATCCGGTTGTTGTGCACAATTAG
- a CDS encoding ABC transporter ATP-binding protein, whose product MITLDHIYYSYPQSSKENLDDITMEIQDGEAVALIGLSGCGKTTITRILNGLAYTFFSDKMEGSISLNGIDPIKKELYEIGRMIGSIFQNPKSQFFAEVVEDEIAFGLENYGIERTEIVKRITDSLRMINGETLRTRNLFQLSSGERQKVAIASINALDPPVYVFDEPSANLDMASVEALKRLMALLKKKGKTLIVSEHRIYYLKDIIDRYYYIEDGKIIRCYTKEIFEHSPVEFFRQQGLRLYSLDRIEPHGKTISGTRCLTIDNISFSYNRQSLLENLSYCFISGTIYGIIGGNGAGKSTFAKVLSGLLREKHGSISSCGKDSCNDIKLNCRTRRRTIYYLSNNLDSNLFEVSAAEELRLNAPAADTAEILKDYCLDTAADAHPQILSGGQKQRLAIAAASLLKRDAYIFDEPTSGLDGKNMRLIADKMRELQAQDKIVIVISHDYEFLMEICSIVLHLNGNSFTEYIAASDKDKILKILQQE is encoded by the coding sequence ATGATTACATTAGATCATATCTACTATTCATATCCGCAATCGTCAAAAGAAAATCTTGATGATATAACGATGGAGATACAAGATGGAGAAGCTGTCGCTTTAATCGGATTGAGCGGATGCGGAAAAACAACGATAACACGAATCCTCAATGGGCTCGCCTATACATTTTTTTCAGACAAAATGGAAGGCAGTATATCGCTTAACGGCATCGACCCGATCAAAAAGGAATTATATGAAATAGGGCGGATGATCGGTTCTATTTTTCAAAATCCCAAAAGTCAGTTTTTTGCAGAAGTTGTAGAAGATGAAATTGCATTCGGCTTGGAAAATTACGGTATCGAACGTACCGAAATTGTCAAGCGTATTACCGACTCTCTACGTATGATTAACGGCGAAACCTTACGAACAAGAAATCTGTTTCAGCTTTCAAGCGGCGAAAGACAGAAAGTCGCGATTGCATCAATCAATGCACTTGATCCGCCGGTCTATGTATTTGATGAACCTTCTGCAAATCTCGATATGGCAAGTGTGGAAGCGCTAAAACGATTAATGGCTTTGTTAAAAAAGAAAGGAAAAACGCTTATCGTTTCCGAACATCGAATCTACTATCTCAAAGATATCATCGATCGGTATTATTACATAGAAGACGGAAAAATTATCCGCTGCTATACAAAGGAAATATTTGAACATTCACCGGTTGAATTTTTTCGGCAGCAGGGTTTACGCTTATATTCCCTTGACCGTATTGAACCGCACGGAAAAACAATATCCGGAACACGGTGCCTAACAATCGATAACATCTCTTTTTCATACAACAGACAATCGTTACTGGAAAATTTAAGCTATTGTTTTATAAGCGGCACGATATACGGCATCATCGGCGGTAACGGCGCCGGTAAAAGCACCTTCGCAAAAGTACTGAGCGGACTGCTGCGTGAAAAACACGGCAGTATTTCTTCGTGCGGAAAAGACAGCTGCAATGACATAAAACTCAACTGCCGTACACGGAGGAGAACGATATACTATTTGTCAAATAATCTTGACAGTAATCTTTTTGAAGTTTCCGCTGCAGAAGAACTGCGATTAAACGCTCCCGCCGCCGACACTGCTGAAATCCTAAAAGACTATTGCTTGGACACCGCTGCGGATGCACATCCGCAAATCCTCTCCGGCGGACAAAAACAACGGCTGGCAATCGCCGCCGCCTCATTATTAAAAAGAGACGCGTATATTTTCGACGAACCGACGAGCGGCTTAGACGGAAAGAATATGCGCCTTATAGCCGATAAAATGCGGGAATTGCAAGCACAAGATAAAATCGTTATTGTTATTTCTCACGACTATGAATTTTTAATGGAGATTTGCAGTATTGTGTTACACTTAAACGGAAATTCATTTACGGAATACATTGCTGCAAGCGATAAAGACAAGATATTGAAGATTTTGCAGCAGGAATAA
- a CDS encoding energy-coupling factor transporter transmembrane component T family protein: MDFRTKLAVFFCTVFLVSVISKNTVFFCLIGLVAAYGVFQKHYRSIFRCVFVLLIVETIQLISKGNGLGTMLPEMFLFIITRMIAVLISVIPIIKTPPGELTAVINKLKINRNIALSFIFMMRFFPIIGNEFKEIIESLKLRGLFTLTKPLQTMEYVFIPMMFSASKTAEELAAAAEVRGISAAGVHTSKRAIVFTTVDWAITLIALVISAGLYYWELH; encoded by the coding sequence ATGGATTTCCGTACTAAATTAGCGGTATTCTTTTGTACGGTATTTTTGGTATCGGTTATTTCCAAGAATACCGTATTTTTCTGTTTAATCGGTTTAGTGGCAGCGTATGGCGTTTTTCAAAAACACTATCGCAGTATATTCCGCTGCGTTTTTGTTTTACTCATTGTCGAAACAATACAGCTTATTTCAAAGGGTAACGGATTAGGCACAATGCTGCCTGAAATGTTTTTATTTATTATCACTCGAATGATCGCTGTGCTTATATCGGTTATTCCAATCATTAAAACACCGCCGGGAGAATTGACCGCTGTTATAAACAAATTAAAAATCAATAGAAATATTGCGTTGTCTTTTATTTTTATGATGCGTTTTTTTCCGATTATCGGAAATGAATTTAAAGAGATTATCGAGTCTTTAAAATTGCGCGGATTATTTACCTTAACAAAACCACTGCAAACAATGGAATATGTCTTTATCCCAATGATGTTTTCCGCTTCTAAAACAGCGGAAGAATTAGCTGCTGCTGCGGAAGTACGAGGAATATCCGCTGCCGGAGTACACACCTCTAAGCGGGCTATCGTATTTACCACCGTCGATTGGGCTATCACACTGATCGCTCTTGTTATATCCGCGGGATTATATTATTGGGAACTGCATTAA
- a CDS encoding MptD family putative ECF transporter S component — protein sequence MSNRLSVKDLATIGIFSAIMIVVFIAFSMITGASLFFNMVLNAVFAAFILAPFFVYMAMKVNKPGVVLIYNTLHAVLTTVFMGPFMFPWFFVGGIIGELSMWGKDSYRNCKRITIAWIITSLTRATHGMSEIWFFYNAFVKTGVSKEQIDIQTQYYTDPKWVAISLILTVIAAMLGCYIGNKMLKKHFIKTGLLN from the coding sequence ATGTCAAATAGGTTATCCGTAAAGGATTTGGCGACGATCGGTATTTTTTCGGCAATAATGATCGTTGTGTTTATTGCATTCTCGATGATCACCGGCGCGTCCTTATTTTTTAATATGGTGTTGAATGCCGTGTTTGCAGCGTTTATCCTCGCACCGTTTTTTGTGTACATGGCAATGAAGGTCAATAAGCCGGGCGTAGTTCTTATTTATAATACGCTGCATGCCGTTTTAACAACCGTCTTTATGGGACCGTTTATGTTTCCTTGGTTTTTTGTCGGCGGAATTATCGGCGAACTTTCCATGTGGGGTAAAGACAGCTACCGGAACTGCAAGCGAATTACCATAGCGTGGATTATTACTTCACTTACACGAGCCACACACGGTATGAGCGAAATTTGGTTTTTCTATAATGCTTTTGTAAAGACCGGTGTTTCGAAGGAACAAATCGATATACAGACACAATACTATACCGATCCTAAATGGGTTGCAATCTCATTAATCCTTACCGTTATTGCTGCAATGCTCGGTTGCTATATCGGCAATAAAATGCTTAAAAAACATTTTATAAAAACAGGGTTGTTAAATTAG